A window from Corynebacterium urogenitale encodes these proteins:
- a CDS encoding ATP-binding cassette domain-containing protein, giving the protein MDETHYISESAVARADVETAEARADVETELDNAVSDEAEARTDKETEEQPAAAISAHGLTLRTRQGAVFHDVDLEIPAGSIHALVGPQGSGRSSLLLVLAGRMKFSEGELTVDGTPVKHGPFAQLLGKLGTVQNATAIAGFRDIDDLDTSTKVGEIVNELLGLTSPLLRRAETWHAPRVKALRELIIPELEPKTWVRNLSAYEDFAMRITMAMLSEPRILLVDNVDQLSAPEDQRKAWGMLRRIQETGVTVVASTTNTETLPENIPRTVTHRPKEEKETR; this is encoded by the coding sequence GTGGACGAAACACACTACATCTCTGAGAGCGCCGTGGCCCGCGCCGACGTCGAGACCGCCGAGGCCCGCGCCGACGTCGAGACCGAACTCGATAATGCAGTCAGCGACGAGGCCGAGGCTCGCACAGACAAAGAAACCGAAGAGCAGCCAGCCGCCGCTATCTCCGCACACGGGCTGACCCTGCGCACCAGGCAGGGCGCCGTGTTCCACGACGTGGATTTGGAGATCCCGGCTGGCAGCATTCACGCGCTCGTGGGGCCGCAAGGCTCCGGGCGCTCCTCACTGCTGCTCGTGCTCGCCGGACGGATGAAGTTCTCGGAAGGCGAGCTCACCGTGGATGGAACGCCGGTTAAACACGGTCCCTTCGCCCAACTGCTCGGCAAGCTCGGCACAGTGCAAAACGCGACCGCCATCGCAGGATTCCGCGATATCGATGACCTCGACACATCCACGAAGGTCGGCGAGATCGTCAACGAACTGCTCGGGCTGACATCCCCACTGCTGCGCCGGGCGGAAACCTGGCACGCGCCCCGCGTGAAAGCCCTGCGCGAGCTCATCATCCCCGAGCTGGAACCGAAGACCTGGGTGCGCAACCTCAGCGCGTACGAGGATTTCGCCATGCGTATCACCATGGCGATGCTCAGCGAACCGCGCATCCTCCTGGTCGATAACGTGGACCAGCTCTCCGCCCCGGAAGACCAGCGCAAGGCGTGGGGGATGCTGCGCCGCATCCAAGAAACCGGCGTGACCGTGGTGGCCTCCACGACGAATACCGAAACGCTGCCGGAGAACATCCCGCGCACGGTCACGCACCGGCCCAAGGAAGAAAAGGAGACACGCTAA
- a CDS encoding cupin domain-containing protein → MAIDDIGPQPQAFDIEKETLANENYRSTAWTGKYLQVTLMSIPVGESIGLEVHPETDQFLRLEQGTGRCVMGDSEDNLDFQQEVADDWSIFVPAGKWHDVINTGDEPLKLYTVYAPVHHAHGIVQATAEDAERDEESGKDVPPEWTVQPGTGAADGHA, encoded by the coding sequence ATGGCAATTGATGACATCGGACCACAGCCACAGGCCTTCGATATCGAGAAGGAAACCCTCGCCAACGAAAACTATCGTTCCACCGCGTGGACCGGTAAGTACCTGCAGGTCACGCTCATGAGCATTCCCGTCGGAGAATCCATTGGCCTGGAGGTTCACCCAGAGACCGATCAGTTCCTCCGTCTAGAACAGGGCACCGGCAGGTGTGTCATGGGCGATTCCGAGGACAACCTGGACTTTCAACAGGAGGTCGCAGATGATTGGTCCATCTTCGTGCCCGCCGGCAAGTGGCACGACGTGATCAACACTGGCGACGAGCCACTGAAGCTCTACACCGTCTACGCCCCAGTCCATCACGCTCATGGCATCGTGCAGGCAACCGCCGAAGATGCCGAGCGTGACGAGGAATCCGGCAAGGATGTCCCACCGGAGTGGACCGTGCAGCCTGGAACCGGTGCTGCCGACGGCCACGCTTAG
- a CDS encoding YhgE/Pip domain-containing protein — MSRPRATRWWHGNSEIRRFRAFPAMIMVVLLIPLFYGGMFLWSMWNPTEKVDNMAVAVVNEDTGAKTSDGEQLQAGQKIVDNLRENDKVDWQFVSAQEAADGLRDGRFFVSVTIPKDFSAAVTSIGSKEPRAGTLEVHYNDATGSTAKTIVETIINNLHSSVATSIGAQAADKVFVSIDQIAQGVGDAANGSNRVNDGAQQLNTSVRDELAPGATKLNDSVRDELGPGAAKLADGVNNQLLPGVTTLRDSVRDQLGPGAAQLADGNRRLADGVQQLQDKIAPLRENPLAMQIPQVEELVDGVEKLNDGAVQARDGANQLSNGINTDLLNGTNDLEKSVREQLAPGAQDLSNGINNQLVPGVQKLSDGINGKLLDGTGRLAEGTQQLSTGLGDAREKIPQYSAQQAKDNGEVVADPVSVKKEWLHRQVNNGEGMVPYFAALALFIGGIFTWQALRPLSRRALSASLSAFRAMIHSLAPGLLLATVQVVLLVGIAIVLFGLSADRWVPAFFLLLLAGWAFTSIQQTFAIWVGPAPGRLLSIIFLLVNLASAGGTYPLETLPTGLRAIGPALPFYHVVQGLREALIGSVGSGYGTTIAYLSAMLAVSMAVAIFGAAKRKVFTMRELHPAIPVA; from the coding sequence ATGTCCCGTCCTCGCGCTACCCGCTGGTGGCACGGCAATAGTGAGATCCGGCGATTCCGCGCCTTTCCGGCCATGATCATGGTCGTGCTGCTGATCCCGCTGTTCTACGGCGGAATGTTCCTGTGGTCCATGTGGAACCCGACGGAGAAGGTGGACAACATGGCCGTCGCGGTGGTCAATGAGGACACCGGCGCAAAGACCTCCGACGGTGAGCAGCTGCAGGCCGGGCAAAAAATCGTGGATAACCTGCGCGAAAACGACAAGGTGGATTGGCAGTTCGTCAGCGCGCAGGAGGCAGCCGATGGCTTGCGCGATGGCCGGTTCTTCGTCTCCGTTACGATTCCCAAAGACTTTTCCGCCGCGGTGACGTCGATCGGCAGCAAGGAGCCTCGCGCGGGCACGTTGGAGGTTCATTACAACGACGCCACCGGCTCCACGGCCAAGACCATCGTGGAGACGATCATCAATAACCTGCACAGCAGTGTCGCCACCTCGATCGGTGCCCAGGCAGCCGACAAGGTGTTTGTGTCCATTGACCAGATCGCACAGGGCGTGGGGGATGCCGCTAATGGCTCCAACAGAGTCAACGATGGCGCCCAGCAGCTCAACACCTCCGTGCGAGACGAGCTTGCCCCAGGGGCCACGAAGTTGAACGACTCTGTGCGGGACGAACTGGGGCCGGGCGCGGCGAAGCTTGCGGATGGCGTGAACAACCAGTTGCTGCCAGGGGTAACAACCCTGCGCGATTCCGTTCGCGACCAGTTGGGTCCAGGTGCCGCGCAGCTGGCGGACGGCAACCGGCGGTTGGCCGATGGTGTGCAGCAGCTGCAGGACAAGATTGCCCCTCTGCGGGAAAATCCGCTGGCTATGCAGATTCCACAGGTCGAGGAGTTGGTTGATGGTGTGGAGAAGCTCAACGATGGTGCAGTTCAGGCCCGCGATGGAGCCAACCAGCTGAGCAATGGCATCAATACTGATCTGCTCAACGGCACCAATGATTTGGAGAAGTCCGTGCGCGAGCAGCTCGCGCCGGGCGCGCAGGACTTGTCGAATGGCATCAATAACCAGCTGGTGCCGGGCGTGCAGAAGCTCTCCGATGGCATCAATGGCAAGCTGCTGGACGGGACCGGGCGCCTAGCTGAGGGCACCCAGCAGCTCAGCACAGGTTTGGGCGATGCGAGGGAGAAGATCCCGCAGTACAGCGCGCAGCAGGCTAAGGACAATGGTGAGGTGGTCGCGGATCCCGTCAGCGTGAAGAAGGAATGGCTCCATCGCCAGGTCAACAACGGCGAGGGCATGGTTCCATACTTCGCCGCGTTGGCTCTGTTTATCGGCGGCATCTTCACATGGCAGGCCTTGCGCCCGCTATCCCGCCGCGCACTGAGCGCTAGCCTGAGTGCGTTCCGCGCGATGATCCACAGTCTTGCTCCGGGGCTGCTGCTGGCGACGGTGCAGGTGGTGCTGCTGGTCGGAATCGCCATCGTGCTGTTCGGTCTTTCTGCCGACCGCTGGGTTCCGGCGTTCTTCCTGCTGCTGTTGGCGGGTTGGGCTTTCACCTCCATCCAGCAGACCTTCGCCATCTGGGTGGGGCCTGCGCCTGGACGGCTGCTGTCGATTATCTTCCTGCTGGTGAATCTGGCGAGTGCTGGCGGAACCTACCCCCTGGAGACGCTGCCAACGGGCCTGCGCGCGATCGGACCGGCGCTGCCGTTCTACCACGTGGTGCAGGGCTTGCGAGAGGCGTTGATTGGCTCTGTGGGCAGTGGCTATGGGACGACGATCGCGTACCTGTCCGCCATGCTCGCCGTGAGTATGGCCGTGGCCATCTTTGGCGCGGCGAAGCGCAAGGTGTTCACGATGCGCGAGCTGCACCCAGCTATTCCGGTGGCCTGA
- a CDS encoding glycosyltransferase 87 family protein codes for MTSKPPRRPRHLHLSTRSKWLITVASILAMAWIFFDHTGIRYALDVNVYRLGAQRLLDGQPLYEGSFPINEDISLPFTYPPISAILFVPLTLFGPLSVSIAMNFVNIALLYGTVWFLLRRLGNLDRTSASWVAAGLAAVLSLIGPIVSTLNFGQVNMLLAAMILADALLVPRKFRGLLTGFATALKLTPAVFGLWLLLRKDWASIVRMGIGTLGLTAIAHLITPRDSADYWLHTLAETERIGGLGYSSNQSLNGELWRLGLRTEDAGSVVWIALVLVALAATVALMLRLLRAGQPLLALCVNAFFGLLASPVSWAHHFVWVPIFLLVLGLLAWRQRVETPASSAVAERFTWNIAQRRVWMCLSIMGVLCFALIPTAYTPSTGNVELEWNLGWHIIGNAYLWWTLAAYPALWFLFSPPARRHQPAPSGHR; via the coding sequence ATGACCTCCAAACCCCCCCGTCGCCCGCGCCACCTGCACCTCAGCACGCGCTCGAAGTGGCTGATCACCGTGGCCTCCATCCTCGCCATGGCCTGGATCTTCTTCGATCACACCGGCATCCGCTACGCACTGGACGTCAATGTCTACCGGCTCGGTGCGCAGCGCCTCCTAGACGGTCAACCCCTGTACGAGGGAAGCTTCCCCATCAATGAGGACATCTCCCTGCCCTTTACCTATCCCCCGATCTCCGCGATCCTCTTCGTACCCCTGACCCTCTTTGGGCCACTGTCTGTTTCCATTGCGATGAACTTCGTGAACATCGCGTTGCTCTACGGCACGGTGTGGTTCCTCCTGCGCCGCTTGGGCAATCTTGATCGCACCTCCGCATCGTGGGTCGCCGCCGGGCTCGCAGCGGTTCTCAGCTTGATCGGCCCCATCGTCTCTACCCTGAACTTCGGGCAGGTGAACATGCTGCTCGCGGCGATGATTTTGGCGGATGCGCTACTCGTCCCCCGCAAATTCCGTGGCCTGCTCACCGGCTTCGCCACGGCGCTGAAGCTCACGCCTGCCGTTTTTGGCCTGTGGCTATTGTTGCGCAAGGATTGGGCGTCCATTGTTCGCATGGGCATCGGCACTCTTGGCCTCACCGCGATCGCCCACCTCATCACCCCGCGCGATTCAGCGGACTATTGGCTGCACACCCTCGCGGAAACCGAGCGCATCGGCGGCCTCGGCTACTCCTCCAACCAATCACTCAATGGCGAGTTATGGCGCCTGGGTCTGCGCACGGAGGACGCGGGCAGCGTGGTGTGGATCGCCTTGGTGCTCGTAGCCCTGGCTGCCACGGTCGCCCTCATGCTGCGACTCCTGCGCGCTGGACAGCCTCTGCTCGCGTTGTGCGTCAACGCCTTTTTTGGCCTGCTAGCCAGCCCGGTATCTTGGGCGCATCATTTCGTGTGGGTGCCGATTTTCCTGCTCGTCCTGGGTCTCTTGGCCTGGCGCCAGCGCGTAGAGACTCCGGCCTCTTCGGCCGTTGCGGAGCGTTTCACGTGGAACATCGCGCAACGCCGAGTATGGATGTGCCTCTCAATCATGGGAGTGCTCTGTTTCGCGCTGATCCCCACGGCCTACACACCATCGACGGGCAATGTGGAGCTGGAATGGAACCTCGGCTGGCACATTATCGGTAACGCGTACCTGTGGTGGACGCTCGCGGCCTATCCAGCGTTGTGGTTCCTCTTCTCCCCTCCTGCCCGACGCCACCAGCCCGCACCCTCAGGTCATCGATGA
- a CDS encoding flavin reductase family protein encodes MNARTSSFLNKTGKTLRKAARGSLDQATEGPLSRFLETFTTPLTPVDYVSLVNPLRGREVRGQITKIDKHPDFLTVTLTPGPGMPTNFHAGQFIGLGLQIDGRWRWRCYSLTDAPKRSHRSLTVSIKPVPGGEFTQHIADRAKVGQIIRLSAPGGDFYLPQPVPSKLLFLTAGAGITPVISMLRWLKQERDSGTPFPDVIHVHSERGPAAADPYGEELATLHADAPGYRLVNWDSSERGRLTPADFPSLVPDATSRQFYACGPGPMLDAFRADYPGMRSEKFHIDVDGSDYGGEITFSALGKTTTSTGSTTILEAAEAEGINLIHGCRMGICRTCVAPIEDGAAVDLRDGSTYGPGEQIRTCCSVPSGTLTIPGK; translated from the coding sequence ATGAACGCTCGGACCTCCTCGTTCCTCAATAAAACGGGAAAGACCCTCCGCAAAGCAGCGCGGGGCTCGCTAGATCAGGCGACCGAGGGACCATTGAGCCGTTTCCTCGAGACCTTCACCACGCCACTGACCCCCGTCGACTATGTCAGCCTGGTCAATCCCCTGCGGGGCCGTGAAGTCCGCGGACAGATCACGAAGATCGACAAGCACCCAGACTTCCTGACGGTCACCCTCACACCAGGGCCCGGTATGCCGACCAATTTCCACGCCGGACAGTTCATCGGCCTCGGCCTGCAGATCGACGGCCGCTGGCGTTGGCGCTGCTACTCACTGACAGACGCGCCGAAGCGCAGCCACCGCTCCCTCACCGTCTCCATCAAGCCCGTTCCCGGCGGCGAATTCACCCAGCACATCGCCGACAGGGCAAAGGTCGGACAGATTATCCGCCTCAGCGCCCCCGGCGGGGATTTCTACCTCCCGCAACCCGTCCCCTCAAAGCTCTTGTTCCTCACCGCAGGCGCTGGCATCACCCCGGTGATCTCCATGCTCCGGTGGCTCAAGCAGGAGCGCGATTCCGGCACGCCCTTCCCCGATGTGATTCACGTCCACTCGGAGCGCGGCCCCGCAGCCGCCGACCCCTACGGAGAGGAACTCGCCACCCTGCACGCCGATGCCCCCGGTTACCGCCTGGTCAACTGGGATTCCAGCGAGCGCGGCCGCCTTACTCCGGCGGACTTCCCCTCCCTTGTTCCCGACGCCACCAGTCGGCAGTTCTACGCCTGCGGCCCAGGCCCCATGCTGGATGCCTTCAGGGCGGACTACCCGGGCATGCGCTCGGAAAAGTTCCACATCGACGTGGATGGCTCCGACTATGGTGGCGAGATCACCTTCTCCGCTTTGGGCAAAACCACCACCTCCACCGGATCCACCACAATCCTGGAGGCAGCTGAGGCTGAGGGCATCAACCTCATACACGGCTGCCGGATGGGCATCTGCCGCACCTGCGTGGCCCCCATCGAGGACGGGGCCGCCGTGGACCTGCGCGACGGATCCACCTACGGGCCGGGAGAGCAAATACGAACGTGTTGCAGCGTCCCCTCGGGCACGCTGACAATCCCAGGCAAATAA
- a CDS encoding TetR/AcrR family transcriptional regulator, protein MASINQEPRTAIVTPRVTDLLVALSGPDAEAVTPEQRRERFRKLLDSGDYNTKERITLSAVEAIFDQGIHNAPIDRIAANARVSKGAVFYSFGSREKLIRHILGTLIDVMSMTVSQARGELKGVDALESVFRAVLNLTVNNHASVHTIFSEITRPDSPWNFAQDALVEGVHRPVMEILHEMGLARTLVDDLAADSGADSVAEANAEAVAETRIGSVEVAGRPVDAQRSGDARRPADVQRVRITVTAIIGALFLVGQSLAAEHADEEMIDAATAQLVAIAQK, encoded by the coding sequence ATGGCGTCGATTAATCAAGAACCCCGAACCGCGATCGTTACACCGCGCGTGACGGATCTGCTCGTGGCGCTGAGCGGCCCCGACGCCGAGGCAGTTACGCCGGAGCAGCGGCGCGAGCGCTTCCGCAAGCTGCTGGATTCCGGAGATTACAACACCAAGGAGCGCATCACGCTGTCCGCAGTGGAGGCGATCTTCGATCAGGGGATCCACAACGCGCCGATCGACCGCATTGCCGCCAATGCGCGCGTCTCCAAGGGCGCGGTGTTTTACTCCTTCGGTTCGCGGGAAAAGCTCATTCGCCACATCCTTGGCACGCTGATCGACGTCATGTCCATGACAGTTTCGCAGGCCCGCGGGGAATTGAAGGGCGTGGATGCTCTGGAGTCTGTCTTCCGTGCGGTGCTGAACCTCACGGTGAATAACCACGCCTCCGTGCACACAATCTTCAGTGAGATCACGCGCCCGGATTCGCCGTGGAATTTCGCCCAGGATGCGCTCGTGGAGGGTGTGCATCGTCCGGTGATGGAGATTCTGCATGAGATGGGTTTAGCGCGCACGCTCGTCGATGATCTCGCTGCCGACTCTGGCGCCGACTCTGTCGCTGAGGCTAATGCTGAAGCTGTTGCCGAAACTCGCATCGGTTCCGTGGAAGTTGCGGGCAGGCCAGTGGATGCGCAGCGGTCTGGCGATGCGCGCAGGCCTGCCGATGTACAGCGGGTACGCATCACCGTGACCGCGATCATCGGTGCGCTGTTCCTGGTCGGCCAATCGCTCGCCGCTGAGCACGCGGATGAGGAGATGATCGACGCCGCGACGGCGCAACTGGT